The Micromonospora sp. WMMD961 genome has a segment encoding these proteins:
- a CDS encoding P-II family nitrogen regulator yields MKLVTAVIKPYQLDAVKEALHALGVAGLTVSEVQGYGRQKGHTEVYRGAEYTVEFLPKIRVEVLTDEIDVDKVVDAIVGAARTGKIGDGKVWVTGVEEVVRVRTGERGLDAL; encoded by the coding sequence ATGAAGCTGGTGACCGCGGTCATCAAGCCGTACCAACTAGACGCGGTGAAGGAGGCCCTGCACGCCCTCGGGGTGGCCGGGCTGACCGTCAGCGAGGTCCAGGGGTACGGGCGGCAGAAGGGGCACACCGAGGTCTACCGGGGTGCCGAGTACACGGTCGAGTTCCTGCCCAAGATCCGGGTGGAGGTGCTCACCGACGAGATCGACGTCGACAAGGTGGTGGACGCCATCGTCGGGGCGGCCCGCACGGGCAAGATCGGTGACGGCAAGGTCTGGGTCACCGGTGTCGAGGAGGTCGTCCGGGTGCGTACCGGCGAGCGCGGCCTAGACGCCCTCTGA
- a CDS encoding DinB family protein codes for MTWTAPEITRTLEPYVGDERTMLDGWLDYHRQTLLLKCSGLTEEQLRTPSVQPSGLTLLGLVRHLAEVEAWWFRENFAGQRVDYPYFTPETPDADHDVSDADAEADLAIFHREVALAREAAAGHSLDETFTEVGAKKRTFNLRWVYVHMIEEYARHNGHADLIRERIDGVTGE; via the coding sequence ATGACGTGGACCGCACCGGAGATCACCCGGACCCTCGAACCGTACGTCGGCGACGAGCGCACCATGCTCGACGGCTGGCTCGACTACCACCGGCAGACCCTGCTGCTCAAGTGCTCCGGCCTGACCGAGGAGCAGTTGCGGACGCCGAGCGTGCAACCCTCCGGGCTGACCCTGCTCGGTCTGGTCCGGCACCTGGCCGAGGTGGAGGCCTGGTGGTTCCGGGAGAACTTCGCCGGCCAGCGGGTCGACTACCCGTACTTCACCCCGGAGACGCCGGACGCCGACCACGACGTCAGCGACGCCGACGCCGAGGCTGACCTCGCCATCTTCCACCGGGAGGTGGCACTGGCCCGCGAGGCCGCCGCCGGCCATTCGCTCGACGAGACGTTCACCGAGGTCGGCGCGAAGAAGCGCACCTTCAACCTGCGCTGGGTGTACGTGCACATGATCGAGGAGTACGCCCGGCACAACGGCCACGCCGACCTGATCCGGGAACGCATCGACGGCGTCACCGGCGAGTGA
- a CDS encoding MDR family MFS transporter, translating to MSQATAPPQATAVTMTHRQILEALSGLLLGLFVAILSSTVISNALPRIITELHGGQSAYTWVVTSALLATTATTPIWGKLADLTSKKALVQLALGIYVLGSILAGLAQGTGELIACRVLQGVGAGGLTALAQVIMATMIAPRERGRYSGYLGAVLAVGTIGGPLIGGVIVDTSWLGWRWCFYVGVPFAILALIVLQKTLHLPVVKRKAQIDWWGATLITAAVSLLLIWVSLAGDQFAWASWQTAAMVLGALVLGALAIRVETRAAEPMIPPRLFRNRTITLAVVASIAVGVGMFGASIFLGQYFQISRGQSPTMSGLMTLPMILGLLVASTVGGRIITKTGRWKRFLVTGSTLLTIGFALMGTLRADTSFTVLSVYMVLIGVGLGLTMQNLVLAVQNTVGPHELGAASSVVAFFRSLGGAIGVSALGAVLAHKVKDYTADGLAQLGIPASSSGSGGALPDVHTLPGPLRAVVESAYGHGAGDIFLAAAPFALIALIAVAFIKEVPLRQHNGDPVSAEIERESTLAAGAGAAVVRTGEQR from the coding sequence ATGAGCCAGGCGACAGCGCCTCCCCAGGCGACCGCCGTGACCATGACCCACCGGCAGATCCTGGAGGCGCTCTCCGGCCTGCTGCTGGGCCTCTTCGTCGCGATTCTCTCCTCCACGGTCATCTCGAACGCGCTGCCGCGGATCATCACCGAACTGCACGGCGGCCAGTCCGCGTACACCTGGGTGGTCACCTCGGCCCTGCTCGCGACGACCGCGACCACCCCAATCTGGGGCAAACTGGCCGATCTGACCAGCAAGAAAGCACTCGTCCAGCTCGCCCTGGGCATCTACGTGCTGGGCTCGATCCTGGCCGGCCTCGCCCAGGGCACCGGCGAGCTGATCGCCTGCCGCGTGCTGCAGGGCGTCGGCGCCGGCGGCCTCACCGCGCTGGCGCAGGTGATCATGGCCACGATGATCGCGCCGCGCGAGCGGGGCCGCTACAGCGGCTACCTCGGGGCCGTGCTGGCCGTCGGCACCATCGGCGGCCCGCTGATCGGCGGCGTGATCGTGGACACCTCCTGGCTCGGCTGGCGCTGGTGCTTCTACGTGGGGGTGCCGTTCGCCATCCTCGCGCTGATCGTCCTCCAGAAGACCCTGCACCTGCCCGTGGTGAAGCGGAAGGCCCAGATCGACTGGTGGGGCGCCACCCTGATCACCGCTGCCGTTTCGCTGCTGCTGATCTGGGTCTCGCTCGCCGGTGACCAGTTCGCCTGGGCGTCCTGGCAGACCGCCGCCATGGTCCTCGGCGCCCTGGTCCTCGGCGCCCTGGCGATCCGGGTCGAGACCCGGGCCGCCGAGCCGATGATCCCGCCGCGCCTGTTCCGCAACCGCACCATCACCCTCGCCGTCGTCGCCAGCATCGCGGTCGGCGTGGGGATGTTCGGCGCGTCGATCTTCCTTGGCCAGTACTTCCAGATCAGCCGCGGTCAGAGCCCGACCATGTCCGGCCTGATGACCCTGCCGATGATCCTCGGCCTGTTGGTCGCCTCCACCGTCGGTGGACGGATCATCACCAAGACCGGTCGCTGGAAGCGGTTCCTGGTGACCGGCTCGACGCTGCTCACCATCGGCTTCGCGCTCATGGGCACCCTCCGTGCGGACACCAGCTTCACAGTGCTCAGCGTCTACATGGTGCTGATCGGCGTCGGCCTGGGCCTGACCATGCAGAACCTGGTCCTCGCCGTGCAGAACACCGTCGGCCCGCACGAGCTCGGCGCGGCCAGCTCGGTGGTCGCCTTCTTCCGCAGCCTCGGCGGCGCGATCGGCGTATCCGCCCTCGGCGCGGTCCTCGCCCACAAGGTCAAGGACTACACCGCCGACGGGCTGGCCCAACTCGGCATCCCCGCCTCCAGCTCCGGCTCCGGGGGCGCCCTACCCGACGTGCACACCCTGCCCGGCCCGCTGCGGGCCGTGGTGGAGAGCGCCTACGGCCACGGCGCCGGTGACATCTTCCTGGCTGCCGCACCCTTCGCGTTGATCGCGTTGATCGCGGTGGCCTTCATCAAGGAGGTACCGCTGCGGCAGCACAACGGCGACCCGGTTTCGGCGGAGATCGAGCGGGAATCGACACTCGCCGCCGGCGCTGGCGCGGCCGTGGTCCGTACCGGTGAACAGAGGTGA
- a CDS encoding aminoglycoside phosphotransferase family protein: MSSDNRAYAGWREPGHPSQRLGRPYVTSQEIPLHGGNVSTVVRVGDTVRRNAGPWTPSVHALLRHLEYVGFTGAPRALGMDERNREVLSYLEGECGEYPLAPHWVTDEALVTVATMLRMFHDAQYGFTPPQGAVWRSFGPPPPDTEVICHHDAAPHNVIWRPDGTLGLIDFDLASPGARIYDVAYAAWTWVPIFADRDSITLGWKHPDRPRRLRLFADAYGLIPRDRHRLIRTIRKRIVDHVEGIRRMAAAGEPAFVRIVHKGHLRRPMRDLRLLDYERHALENALR; this comes from the coding sequence GTGTCCAGTGACAACCGCGCGTACGCGGGCTGGCGTGAACCCGGCCACCCTTCGCAGCGCCTCGGGAGACCGTACGTGACTTCGCAGGAGATCCCGCTGCACGGCGGCAACGTGAGCACCGTCGTGCGCGTCGGTGACACGGTCCGCCGCAACGCCGGGCCGTGGACACCGTCCGTGCACGCCCTGCTGCGCCACCTGGAGTACGTGGGATTCACCGGTGCCCCGAGAGCGCTCGGCATGGACGAGCGCAACCGTGAGGTGCTGTCGTACCTGGAGGGGGAGTGTGGGGAATACCCGCTCGCCCCGCACTGGGTGACCGACGAGGCGCTGGTGACCGTCGCCACCATGCTGCGAATGTTCCACGACGCGCAGTACGGCTTCACCCCGCCGCAGGGGGCGGTCTGGCGCTCGTTCGGCCCGCCGCCGCCGGACACCGAGGTGATCTGCCACCACGACGCCGCGCCGCACAACGTGATCTGGCGGCCGGACGGCACCCTCGGGCTGATCGACTTCGACCTCGCCTCGCCCGGCGCACGGATCTACGACGTGGCGTACGCGGCCTGGACCTGGGTGCCGATCTTCGCGGACCGGGACTCGATCACGCTGGGCTGGAAGCACCCGGACCGGCCGCGCCGGCTCCGGCTCTTCGCCGACGCGTACGGGCTGATCCCTCGGGACCGACACCGGCTGATCCGGACCATCCGCAAGCGGATCGTGGACCACGTCGAGGGCATCCGTCGGATGGCCGCCGCCGGTGAGCCGGCGTTCGTCCGGATCGTGCACAAGGGCCACCTCCGCCGACCGATGCGCGATCTGCGGCTGCTCGACTACGAGCGGCACGCGCTGGAGAACGCCCTCCGCTGA
- a CDS encoding HAD-IA family hydrolase, protein MARERATALLLDLDGVLRRWDPAVAAGVEREYGLSDGVLGEIAMQWGRLQPVLTGQVSHAQWVDSVADALAEPAGGPDRARAAVEQWQRYRGEVDTEVLDFVREVRAAGIRVGLGTNATDLLDADLAALGLVGELDVVVNSSVVGVHKPAPEYFQAACQALATPPARVLFVDDEDWAVRGARAAGLSAHRWGGHADLRYLRAALDY, encoded by the coding sequence GTGGCTCGGGAACGCGCGACGGCGCTCCTGCTGGACTTGGACGGCGTCCTGCGCCGCTGGGACCCGGCGGTCGCCGCCGGTGTCGAGCGGGAGTACGGCCTCTCCGACGGGGTGCTCGGCGAGATCGCGATGCAGTGGGGCCGCCTCCAGCCGGTGCTCACCGGCCAGGTCAGTCACGCCCAGTGGGTGGACAGCGTGGCCGACGCGCTGGCCGAGCCGGCCGGTGGCCCGGACCGCGCCCGGGCGGCGGTGGAGCAGTGGCAGCGGTACCGGGGTGAGGTCGACACCGAGGTGCTCGACTTCGTCCGGGAGGTGCGTGCCGCCGGGATCAGGGTCGGCCTGGGCACCAACGCCACCGACCTGCTCGACGCCGACCTGGCCGCACTCGGCCTCGTCGGCGAGCTGGACGTGGTGGTCAACTCCTCGGTGGTCGGCGTGCACAAGCCGGCCCCGGAGTACTTCCAGGCCGCCTGCCAGGCACTGGCCACCCCACCCGCCCGGGTGCTCTTCGTGGACGACGAGGACTGGGCCGTGCGCGGTGCCCGGGCCGCCGGGCTGTCGGCGCACCGCTGGGGCGGTCACGCCGACCTCCGTTACCTGCGTGCCGCTCTGGACTACTGA
- a CDS encoding alkaline phosphatase D family protein — protein sequence MPAAHLLIGPLLRRVVDTRATIWVETAAPAVVTVRTAGGATGTAPTFSAYDHHYALVIVEGLTPDSATTYEVLVDDELVWPVPSSGFPPSVIRTRAADDRDQPVSLIFGSCRETTQHATTRKLPPDALDAYARRMMADPESNPPPDLLVLLGDQVYADVTSPTVRRLLRRRRRRPKGAPADQVVSFDEYTKLYLESWRDPEIRWLLSTVPSVMIFDDHEIIDDWNTSAAWRSEVREQPWWQERIGSGLASYWVYQHLGNLSPDEIVADPVFAKVAAAEDATGVLREFGHRVDQESDVAHDTERWRAVQYQWSYALDLGRTRLVMLDNRCSRVLDPGSRAMLPPGEWSWFLDQAHGVYDHLVVGASLPWLLPQGIHHIEAWNEKLADSPRPWVARGAEKLRRALDLEHWAAFRRSFEGLAETFARIGTGTPRESGARVGAGPAYAPPASISVLSGDVHHSYVARARFGDPAVVTPVHQLTCSPIHNQVPAGIRPLMRLGWSAGPAGATRALARSAGVRRPGVRWRKLAGPYFGNAVATLTHRGRGADVVIEGTTKDGHLRAVMRRRLSASPPTSP from the coding sequence ATGCCCGCCGCCCACCTCCTCATCGGCCCACTCCTGCGGCGAGTGGTGGACACCCGAGCGACCATCTGGGTGGAGACCGCCGCGCCCGCCGTGGTCACCGTCCGCACCGCGGGCGGCGCCACCGGCACCGCGCCCACCTTCTCGGCGTACGACCACCACTACGCGCTCGTGATCGTGGAGGGACTCACCCCGGACAGTGCGACCACCTACGAGGTGCTGGTCGACGACGAGCTGGTCTGGCCGGTGCCGAGCAGCGGCTTCCCGCCGAGCGTGATCCGCACCCGGGCCGCCGACGACCGGGACCAGCCGGTCAGCCTGATCTTCGGCTCGTGCCGGGAGACCACCCAGCACGCCACGACCCGCAAGCTGCCACCGGACGCGCTGGACGCGTACGCCCGGCGGATGATGGCCGACCCGGAGTCGAACCCGCCTCCGGACCTGTTGGTGCTGCTCGGTGACCAGGTCTACGCCGACGTCACCTCACCCACGGTGCGCCGGTTGCTGCGTCGGCGGCGACGGCGTCCCAAGGGCGCCCCGGCCGACCAGGTGGTCAGCTTCGACGAGTACACCAAGCTCTACCTGGAGTCCTGGCGTGACCCGGAGATCCGCTGGCTGCTCTCCACCGTACCGAGCGTGATGATCTTCGATGATCACGAGATCATCGACGACTGGAACACCTCGGCGGCATGGCGTTCGGAGGTCCGCGAGCAGCCGTGGTGGCAGGAGCGGATCGGCAGCGGGCTTGCCTCGTACTGGGTCTACCAGCACCTGGGCAACCTCTCTCCCGACGAGATCGTCGCCGACCCGGTCTTCGCGAAGGTCGCCGCCGCCGAGGACGCGACAGGTGTGCTGCGCGAGTTCGGGCACCGGGTCGACCAGGAGTCGGACGTGGCGCACGACACCGAGCGTTGGCGCGCGGTGCAGTACCAGTGGAGTTACGCACTGGACCTGGGCCGCACCCGCCTGGTCATGCTCGACAACCGGTGCAGTCGGGTGCTCGACCCGGGCAGCCGGGCGATGCTGCCGCCGGGCGAGTGGTCCTGGTTCCTGGACCAGGCGCACGGGGTCTACGACCACCTGGTGGTCGGCGCCTCGCTGCCCTGGTTGCTGCCGCAGGGCATCCACCACATCGAGGCGTGGAACGAGAAGCTGGCGGATTCGCCCCGCCCCTGGGTGGCGCGCGGGGCGGAGAAGCTGCGCCGCGCACTGGACCTGGAGCACTGGGCGGCGTTCCGGCGTTCCTTCGAGGGGCTCGCGGAGACGTTCGCCCGGATCGGCACCGGCACCCCGAGGGAGTCCGGCGCGCGGGTCGGCGCCGGTCCGGCGTACGCCCCTCCGGCGTCGATCAGCGTGCTCTCCGGGGACGTGCACCACTCGTACGTGGCCCGGGCCCGGTTCGGCGACCCGGCGGTGGTCACGCCCGTGCACCAGCTCACCTGTTCACCGATCCACAACCAGGTGCCGGCCGGCATTCGTCCGCTGATGCGCCTGGGCTGGTCGGCTGGTCCGGCCGGTGCCACCCGGGCGCTGGCTCGCTCCGCCGGTGTGCGCCGGCCGGGGGTGCGTTGGCGCAAGCTGGCCGGGCCCTACTTCGGCAACGCGGTCGCCACCCTGACGCATCGGGGGCGCGGGGCGGACGTGGTCATCGAGGGCACCACGAAGGACGGGCACCTGCGCGCAGTGATGCGGCGTCGACTCTCGGCCTCCCCGCCTACCTCGCCGTAG
- a CDS encoding MarR family transcriptional regulator — protein sequence MDEHLPEPIRAVEHELTALLRRGRAVSWEIAREVHPTLEPNTYGLLLWLRRSGSIRLTELAARLGVGKGTLSRQINALEVLGLVYRDPDPSDRRAAQISLTEEGQRRFDVARSARLGEFLRALDGWPDRDVEEFARLLGRFNDSWQ from the coding sequence GTGGACGAGCACCTGCCGGAACCGATCAGGGCGGTCGAGCACGAGTTGACCGCCCTGCTGCGTCGTGGGCGGGCGGTCTCCTGGGAGATCGCCCGCGAGGTGCACCCGACCCTGGAGCCGAACACCTACGGTTTGTTGCTCTGGTTGCGGCGTAGTGGGTCGATCCGGTTGACCGAGTTGGCGGCGCGGCTCGGTGTGGGCAAGGGGACGTTGAGTCGGCAGATCAACGCCCTGGAGGTCCTGGGCCTGGTCTACCGCGACCCCGATCCGAGTGATCGGCGGGCCGCGCAGATCAGCCTCACCGAGGAGGGGCAGCGTCGTTTCGACGTGGCCAGGTCCGCCCGACTGGGCGAGTTCCTGCGCGCGCTGGACGGCTGGCCGGACCGGGACGTCGAGGAGTTCGCCCGGCTGCTCGGCCGGTTCAACGACTCCTGGCAGTAG
- the ftsY gene encoding signal recognition particle-docking protein FtsY, which produces MAEYLVLALVLLGVLIAGTVGLVVPRLRRRPEPPLPRTEVDTRAEEDLAGPPVEAPESDLSTGVLVEPPPVVEAPVEVPEPTAGRLVRLRSRLSRSQNVFGKGLLGLLARDHLDEDVWEEIEDSLITADVGVDATRDIVDRLRERTRVLGTRSASELRALLAAELVNALDPSMDRSLRTAPKEGVPAVVLVVGVNGAGKTTTCGKIARVLVADGRSVLLGAADTFRAAAADQLETWGSRVGAETVRGPEAADPASVAFDAVKRGIDTGVDTVLIDTAGRLQNKVGLMDELGKVKRVVEKQGPIDETLLILDATTGQNGLEQARVFTEVVNVTGVVLTKLDGTAKGGIVIAVQRKLGIPVKLVGLGEGKDDLAPFDPAQFVDALLGTEATGRDA; this is translated from the coding sequence ATGGCCGAATATCTCGTCCTCGCTCTGGTCCTGCTCGGTGTGCTGATCGCCGGCACAGTCGGGCTGGTCGTGCCGCGATTGCGGCGGCGACCCGAGCCCCCGTTGCCGCGCACGGAGGTCGACACCAGGGCAGAGGAGGATCTCGCCGGCCCGCCGGTCGAGGCACCGGAGTCCGATCTGTCCACCGGTGTCCTGGTCGAGCCGCCGCCGGTGGTCGAGGCACCCGTCGAGGTGCCCGAGCCGACCGCCGGGCGGCTGGTCCGGCTCCGCTCGCGGCTGTCCCGCTCGCAGAACGTCTTCGGCAAGGGCCTGCTCGGCCTGCTCGCCCGCGACCACCTCGACGAGGACGTCTGGGAGGAGATCGAGGACAGCTTGATCACCGCCGACGTCGGCGTCGACGCCACCCGCGACATCGTCGACCGGCTCCGGGAACGCACCCGGGTGCTCGGCACCCGCTCGGCCTCCGAGCTGCGGGCACTGCTCGCCGCCGAGCTGGTCAACGCGCTCGACCCGAGCATGGACCGGTCGTTGCGGACCGCGCCGAAGGAGGGCGTGCCGGCGGTGGTCCTGGTCGTCGGCGTCAACGGCGCCGGCAAGACCACCACCTGCGGCAAGATCGCCCGGGTGCTGGTCGCCGACGGCCGCAGCGTGCTGCTCGGCGCCGCGGACACCTTCCGCGCCGCCGCCGCCGACCAGCTGGAGACCTGGGGCTCGCGGGTTGGGGCGGAGACCGTCCGGGGGCCCGAGGCCGCCGACCCGGCCAGTGTCGCCTTCGACGCGGTCAAGCGCGGCATCGACACCGGCGTGGACACCGTGCTCATCGACACCGCCGGCCGACTGCAGAACAAGGTCGGCCTGATGGACGAGCTGGGCAAGGTCAAGCGCGTGGTGGAGAAGCAGGGCCCGATCGACGAGACACTGCTCATCCTGGACGCCACCACCGGCCAGAACGGCCTGGAGCAGGCCCGGGTCTTCACCGAGGTGGTCAACGTGACAGGCGTCGTGCTGACCAAGCTCGACGGCACCGCGAAGGGCGGCATCGTGATCGCGGTGCAGCGCAAGCTCGGCATCCCCGTGAAGCTGGTCGGCCTCGGTGAGGGCAAGGACGACCTGGCCCCGTTCGACCCGGCGCAGTTCGTCGACGCGTTGCTGGGGACCGAGGCCACCGGACGGGACGCGTAG
- a CDS encoding universal stress protein, giving the protein MGVGAPDREEYGPRTRPLPFERGTDGPRVIMVGIDGTRTSERAGSYAAGLARRQGAALVVVFVSSASGLTALVPGMDAGAVQRTHEELADELRRECRRGAEQWGIPVTFVCRRGDAYGELCAAADEFQADMVLVGASEQAGHRLVGSVATRLVRAGRWPVVVVP; this is encoded by the coding sequence ATGGGCGTGGGAGCACCGGACCGCGAGGAGTACGGCCCCCGAACCCGGCCGCTGCCCTTCGAGCGGGGCACGGACGGCCCTCGGGTGATCATGGTGGGCATCGACGGCACCCGTACCTCCGAGCGGGCCGGCTCCTACGCCGCGGGCCTGGCCCGCCGGCAGGGCGCCGCCCTGGTGGTGGTCTTCGTCAGCTCGGCGAGCGGCCTGACCGCCCTGGTGCCCGGCATGGACGCCGGCGCGGTCCAACGCACCCACGAGGAGTTGGCCGACGAGCTGCGCCGGGAGTGCCGTCGTGGGGCCGAGCAGTGGGGCATCCCGGTGACCTTCGTCTGCCGGCGCGGCGACGCGTACGGCGAGTTGTGCGCAGCGGCCGACGAGTTCCAGGCCGACATGGTGTTGGTGGGCGCTTCCGAGCAGGCCGGTCACCGGCTGGTCGGCTCGGTCGCCACCCGCCTGGTACGGGCCGGTCGCTGGCCCGTCGTGGTGGTGCCCTGA
- a CDS encoding ammonium transporter yields the protein MPEAPTIDGANTTWLLVSTALVLLMTPGLALFYGGLNRAKGVLNMMMMSFSAIGLISILWWFYGFSVAFGTDVNGFWGDPGAYLGTKTFLAETDLWGATAENPSGIGVPLYVFMAFQMVFAVITVALISGAIADRAKFAGWLLFAFGWATLVYFPVAHWVWGGGIIGADIHALDFAGGTAVHINAGAAALAVALVLGKRLGWPREGMKPHNIPLVALGAGLLWFGWFGFNAGSELTVDSVAGLAFINTQLATAAAVLGWIAVEWIKDRKPTMVGASSGAVAGLVAITPACGFIAPWASVLLGIVAGAVCALAVSLKYKLGYDDSLDVVGVHFVGGWIGSLWLGLFATNSVNAAITDVVGASDGLFYGGGVTQLGRQALAGVIVSVWSFGIAWVLAFVIEKTIGFRVKAEAEVEGIDIGEHAESSYDLSPAGGGTGSAFAMAGIGTPGGGSTSGAKPEAEPAEPVNEKVAG from the coding sequence GTGCCTGAAGCACCGACGATCGACGGCGCCAATACCACGTGGCTGCTGGTTTCGACCGCGCTCGTGCTGCTCATGACCCCCGGACTGGCGCTGTTCTACGGCGGCCTCAACCGGGCCAAGGGCGTACTCAACATGATGATGATGAGCTTCTCCGCCATCGGGCTCATCTCCATTCTGTGGTGGTTCTACGGATTCAGCGTCGCCTTCGGGACCGACGTGAACGGCTTCTGGGGCGACCCGGGCGCGTACCTCGGCACCAAGACGTTCCTCGCCGAGACCGACCTGTGGGGTGCCACGGCGGAGAACCCCAGCGGCATCGGGGTCCCGCTCTACGTGTTTATGGCCTTCCAGATGGTCTTCGCGGTGATCACCGTCGCGCTGATCAGCGGCGCCATCGCCGACCGGGCCAAGTTCGCCGGCTGGCTGCTGTTCGCCTTCGGCTGGGCCACCCTGGTCTACTTCCCGGTCGCCCACTGGGTGTGGGGCGGCGGCATCATCGGCGCCGACATCCACGCGCTGGACTTCGCCGGTGGCACCGCGGTGCACATCAACGCCGGTGCGGCGGCCCTGGCCGTGGCGCTGGTGCTCGGTAAGCGGCTCGGTTGGCCGCGCGAGGGCATGAAGCCGCACAACATCCCGCTGGTCGCGCTCGGTGCGGGTCTGCTGTGGTTCGGCTGGTTCGGGTTCAACGCCGGCTCCGAGCTGACCGTCGACTCGGTCGCCGGTCTCGCCTTCATCAACACCCAGCTCGCCACGGCGGCCGCGGTGCTCGGCTGGATCGCGGTCGAGTGGATCAAGGACCGCAAGCCGACGATGGTCGGTGCCTCGTCGGGTGCCGTCGCCGGCCTGGTCGCGATCACCCCGGCCTGTGGTTTCATCGCCCCGTGGGCGTCCGTCCTGCTCGGCATCGTGGCCGGTGCCGTGTGCGCGCTGGCCGTCAGCCTCAAGTACAAGCTCGGCTACGACGACTCGCTCGACGTCGTCGGCGTGCACTTCGTCGGTGGCTGGATCGGGTCGCTCTGGCTCGGCCTGTTCGCCACCAACTCGGTCAACGCCGCCATCACCGACGTGGTGGGCGCCTCCGACGGGCTCTTCTACGGCGGCGGCGTGACCCAGCTCGGACGGCAGGCGCTCGCTGGCGTGATCGTCAGCGTCTGGTCGTTCGGCATCGCCTGGGTGCTCGCCTTCGTCATCGAGAAGACGATCGGCTTCCGGGTCAAGGCCGAGGCGGAGGTCGAGGGCATCGACATCGGCGAGCACGCCGAGAGCAGCTACGACCTGTCCCCGGCCGGTGGTGGCACGGGCAGCGCGTTCGCGATGGCTGGCATCGGCACCCCCGGTGGTGGCTCGACGAGTGGTGCCAAGCCGGAGGCGGAGCCCGCCGAGCCGGTCAACGAGAAGGTCGCCGGTTAA